The Haemorhous mexicanus isolate bHaeMex1 chromosome 8, bHaeMex1.pri, whole genome shotgun sequence genome includes a window with the following:
- the UBXN4 gene encoding UBX domain-containing protein 4 isoform X2 — MWFGGSVPAAIAAAKERSSVFVVFVAGEDEQSTEMAARWEDEKVTEAASDGFVAIKIDTKSEACLQFSQIYPVVCVPSSFFIGDNGIPLEVIAGSVSVEELVTRIHKVKQMHAGKGRPVENSSQASAPCPSSQSDGAPERAESRAGDSAEALIPETIASSAGNDEANSGQASQEATNSADEQANDAQPVNDLTLKVERLTKKLEERREEKRKEEEQKEIKKEIERRKTGKEMLEYKRRQEEELTKRMLEERNREKAEERAARERIRQQIAMDRAERAARFAKSKEEAEAAKAAALQAKQAEIEARKEAAQRERSAIARIQFRLPDGSSFTNQFPSEARLEEARQFAAQTVGNTYGNFSLATMFPRREFTKEDYGKKLLELELAPSASVVLLPAGRPATSVVQASGSDLWKFLGTILYPLLAVWRFISNFLFTSPPPSQPSVRSAHQQDHSAPSTSGNIEQSRQAVRKRVVEKRGEDFKKEGKIYRLRTQDDGEDENNTWNGNSTQQM, encoded by the exons ATGTGGTTCGGCGGCTCCGTCCCCGCCGCCATCGCCGCCGCCAAGGAGCGCAGCTCCGTCTTCGTCGTGTTCGTGGCAG GTGAAGATGAACAATCTACTGAGATGGCTGCAAGGTGGGAAGATGAGAAGGTGACTGAAGCTGCATCAGATGGTTTTGTTGCTATTAAAATTGACACCAAAAG tGAAGCCTGCCTGCAGTTTTCTCAAATTT ATCCTGTAGTGTGCGTTCCATCCAGTTTTTTTATAGGAGACAATGGAATCCCGTTGGAAGTTATTGCTGGCAGCGTTTCTGTGGAAGAGCTTGTTACCAGAATCCACAAAGTCAAACAG ATGCACGCAGGGAAAGGGCGGCCTGTGGAAAACAGCAGTCAGGcatctgctccctgtccctcctctcAGTCTGATGGTGCTCCAGAAAGGGCAGAATCCAGAGCAGGTGACTCTGCTGAGGCTCTTATTCCTGAGACAATAGCATCTTCTGCTGGTAATG ATGAAGCAAATTCAGGTCAAGCAAGCCAGGAAGCAACTAATTCTGCAGATGAACAAGCAAATGATGCTCAGCCTGTGAATGATCTTACACTCAAAGTAGAAAG GTTAACAAAAAAGCTTGAAGAAAGAcgagaagagaaaaggaaagaagaagaacAG aaagaaattaagaaagaaattgaaagaaggaaaactggTAAAGAAATGTTGGAGTACAAAAGACGACAGGAAGAAGAACTGACCAAACGTATGTTGGAggaaaggaacagagaaaaggcagaagagagaGCTGCTAGAGAGCGCATAAGGCAACAGATTGCTATG GATCGTGCTGAGAGGGCAGCTCGCTTTGCAAAATCGAAAGAAGAAGCAGAAGCTGcaaaagctgcagctcttcaggCTAAACAGGCTGAAATAGAGGCCAGAAAAGAGGCAGCTCAAAGAGAGCGAAG TGCAATAGCCAGGATTCAGTTCCGCCTCCCCGATGGATCTTCCTTCACCAACCAGTTCCCGTCTGAAGCACGGCTAGAAGAAGCCAGGCAGTTTGCTGCACAG ACGGTTGGTAACACTTACGGCAATTTTTCACTGGCGACAATGTTTCCCAGGAGGGAGTTTACCAAAGAAGATTATGGAAAGAAGTTACTGGAACTCGAGTTAGCACCCAGTGCTTCAGTAGTGCTGCTGCCG GCGGGAAGACCTGCGACTTCTGTTGTTCAGGCTTCAGGCAGTGATCTGTGGAAGTTCTTGGGCACAATCCTTTACCCCCTCTTAGCGGTTTGGAGATTCATTAGCAACTTCCTGTTTACGAGCCCACCCCCCTCACAGCCCTCTGTGAGATCAGCTCATCAGCAAGACCACTCAGCTCCCTCAACATCGGGCAACATCGAGCAAAGCAG GCAAGCAGTCAGGAAACGAGTAGTGGAAAAGCGGGGGGAAGACTtcaaaaaagaaggcaaaatatATAGACTGAGGACTCAAGATGATGGAGAAGATGAAAACAATACTTGGAATGGAAATTCTACACAACAAATGTAG
- the UBXN4 gene encoding UBX domain-containing protein 4 isoform X1, whose amino-acid sequence MCRLPSVLLFCTGFSPVQLSGLLVVFVSFPRTDSEDEQSTEMAARWEDEKVTEAASDGFVAIKIDTKSEACLQFSQIYPVVCVPSSFFIGDNGIPLEVIAGSVSVEELVTRIHKVKQMHAGKGRPVENSSQASAPCPSSQSDGAPERAESRAGDSAEALIPETIASSAGNDEANSGQASQEATNSADEQANDAQPVNDLTLKVERLTKKLEERREEKRKEEEQKEIKKEIERRKTGKEMLEYKRRQEEELTKRMLEERNREKAEERAARERIRQQIAMDRAERAARFAKSKEEAEAAKAAALQAKQAEIEARKEAAQRERSAIARIQFRLPDGSSFTNQFPSEARLEEARQFAAQTVGNTYGNFSLATMFPRREFTKEDYGKKLLELELAPSASVVLLPAGRPATSVVQASGSDLWKFLGTILYPLLAVWRFISNFLFTSPPPSQPSVRSAHQQDHSAPSTSGNIEQSRQAVRKRVVEKRGEDFKKEGKIYRLRTQDDGEDENNTWNGNSTQQM is encoded by the exons ATGTGTCGCCTTCCCTCCGTTCTGCTCTTCTGCACCGGATTCTCGCCGGTGCAGCTCTCCGGGCTGCTCGTcgtgtttgtttcttttccccgTACCGACA GTGAAGATGAACAATCTACTGAGATGGCTGCAAGGTGGGAAGATGAGAAGGTGACTGAAGCTGCATCAGATGGTTTTGTTGCTATTAAAATTGACACCAAAAG tGAAGCCTGCCTGCAGTTTTCTCAAATTT ATCCTGTAGTGTGCGTTCCATCCAGTTTTTTTATAGGAGACAATGGAATCCCGTTGGAAGTTATTGCTGGCAGCGTTTCTGTGGAAGAGCTTGTTACCAGAATCCACAAAGTCAAACAG ATGCACGCAGGGAAAGGGCGGCCTGTGGAAAACAGCAGTCAGGcatctgctccctgtccctcctctcAGTCTGATGGTGCTCCAGAAAGGGCAGAATCCAGAGCAGGTGACTCTGCTGAGGCTCTTATTCCTGAGACAATAGCATCTTCTGCTGGTAATG ATGAAGCAAATTCAGGTCAAGCAAGCCAGGAAGCAACTAATTCTGCAGATGAACAAGCAAATGATGCTCAGCCTGTGAATGATCTTACACTCAAAGTAGAAAG GTTAACAAAAAAGCTTGAAGAAAGAcgagaagagaaaaggaaagaagaagaacAG aaagaaattaagaaagaaattgaaagaaggaaaactggTAAAGAAATGTTGGAGTACAAAAGACGACAGGAAGAAGAACTGACCAAACGTATGTTGGAggaaaggaacagagaaaaggcagaagagagaGCTGCTAGAGAGCGCATAAGGCAACAGATTGCTATG GATCGTGCTGAGAGGGCAGCTCGCTTTGCAAAATCGAAAGAAGAAGCAGAAGCTGcaaaagctgcagctcttcaggCTAAACAGGCTGAAATAGAGGCCAGAAAAGAGGCAGCTCAAAGAGAGCGAAG TGCAATAGCCAGGATTCAGTTCCGCCTCCCCGATGGATCTTCCTTCACCAACCAGTTCCCGTCTGAAGCACGGCTAGAAGAAGCCAGGCAGTTTGCTGCACAG ACGGTTGGTAACACTTACGGCAATTTTTCACTGGCGACAATGTTTCCCAGGAGGGAGTTTACCAAAGAAGATTATGGAAAGAAGTTACTGGAACTCGAGTTAGCACCCAGTGCTTCAGTAGTGCTGCTGCCG GCGGGAAGACCTGCGACTTCTGTTGTTCAGGCTTCAGGCAGTGATCTGTGGAAGTTCTTGGGCACAATCCTTTACCCCCTCTTAGCGGTTTGGAGATTCATTAGCAACTTCCTGTTTACGAGCCCACCCCCCTCACAGCCCTCTGTGAGATCAGCTCATCAGCAAGACCACTCAGCTCCCTCAACATCGGGCAACATCGAGCAAAGCAG GCAAGCAGTCAGGAAACGAGTAGTGGAAAAGCGGGGGGAAGACTtcaaaaaagaaggcaaaatatATAGACTGAGGACTCAAGATGATGGAGAAGATGAAAACAATACTTGGAATGGAAATTCTACACAACAAATGTAG